Proteins encoded by one window of bacterium:
- a CDS encoding chloride channel protein translates to MDPDRPQPGDPLPSRRRRWLLQHLLRRRWLQTVVRTRRVARLPANVATSGWGAFVEWFGRLEISENAVLLGFAVAIGAAGGLGVAAFYKLIDLAYIAFFQWPLEQIGSGPFVLYRPLLTAAGMYTAWWVMRRLGRGHEGLNVPDVQLAVARRGGYIPTRPALARTTASAITLGAGGSAGSEGPVAVLGSTIGSFLGRAFRFDAGRVRVLVAAGAAAGISAAFNAPLAGAFFALEEILGSLAVAAFPPVVVASVVGAVVSHSFFGNHPAFPIPTEYGYTLTREIFAFYPLLGVLAGVMAALFVRLYFRAETMAQRSTLPAPVLPLVGGIAVGAIVLASGGLLVGDGHLSIPLDLFGRLPWFTLLLLALGKILATAITLNTGGSGGVFTPALYVGAATGGAFGAALASLFPDLPLSPEAYALVGMGAVVAASTHAPITGILIVFEMTNDYQIMVPLMLTTVIAYLVARRLEADSLYSGWLRRRGEVLEHGADRDVLAGQLVADAYDPDPQVIGEAATVPQLLERLEPGAQTDFPVVDSELRLVGVITVADLVRLAAEPPEATAPLIAADIAVPVDPVTPQDSLLDAVRRMGVRGAASLPVVDPETGRLLGMLGRGDVLALYERALAGAHAGGRGVVRS, encoded by the coding sequence ATGGATCCGGATCGCCCCCAGCCCGGAGACCCATTGCCGTCCCGGCGCCGGCGCTGGCTCCTGCAGCACCTGCTGCGCCGGCGCTGGCTCCAGACCGTGGTGCGCACGCGACGGGTCGCGCGTCTACCCGCGAACGTCGCGACCAGCGGCTGGGGCGCGTTCGTCGAGTGGTTCGGCCGGCTCGAGATCAGCGAGAACGCGGTCCTGCTCGGCTTCGCGGTCGCCATCGGCGCTGCCGGCGGGCTCGGCGTCGCCGCGTTCTACAAGCTCATCGACCTCGCCTACATCGCCTTCTTCCAGTGGCCGCTCGAGCAGATCGGGAGCGGGCCGTTCGTGCTGTACCGGCCGCTGCTGACCGCGGCGGGCATGTACACGGCGTGGTGGGTGATGCGGCGGCTCGGCCGTGGCCACGAGGGGCTGAACGTGCCGGACGTGCAGCTCGCCGTCGCCCGCCGCGGCGGCTACATCCCGACACGGCCCGCCCTGGCGCGCACGACCGCGAGCGCCATCACGCTGGGCGCCGGCGGCTCGGCAGGCAGCGAGGGGCCGGTCGCGGTGCTGGGGTCGACGATCGGCTCGTTCCTCGGCCGGGCGTTCCGCTTCGACGCCGGGCGCGTGCGTGTGCTCGTCGCCGCGGGCGCGGCGGCCGGGATCTCGGCCGCGTTCAACGCGCCGCTCGCGGGCGCGTTCTTCGCCCTCGAGGAGATCCTCGGCTCGCTCGCCGTGGCGGCGTTCCCGCCGGTCGTCGTCGCGAGCGTCGTCGGCGCCGTGGTTTCGCACTCGTTTTTCGGCAACCACCCCGCGTTCCCGATCCCCACTGAATACGGCTACACGCTGACGCGCGAGATCTTCGCGTTCTACCCGCTCCTGGGCGTGCTCGCGGGCGTGATGGCAGCGTTGTTCGTGCGCCTCTACTTCCGCGCCGAGACGATGGCGCAGCGCTCGACCTTGCCCGCGCCCGTGCTGCCGCTGGTCGGCGGCATCGCGGTCGGCGCGATCGTGCTCGCCTCCGGCGGACTGCTGGTGGGCGATGGGCACCTGTCCATTCCGCTCGACCTTTTCGGCCGCCTGCCGTGGTTCACGCTGCTGCTGCTCGCCCTCGGCAAGATCCTCGCGACCGCGATCACGCTGAACACCGGCGGGTCAGGCGGCGTGTTCACGCCCGCGCTGTACGTGGGCGCCGCGACCGGCGGCGCGTTCGGCGCGGCGCTCGCCTCGCTGTTCCCGGACCTGCCGCTGAGCCCCGAGGCGTACGCGCTGGTCGGCATGGGCGCGGTCGTCGCCGCCTCCACGCACGCGCCCATCACCGGGATCCTGATCGTCTTCGAGATGACGAACGACTACCAGATCATGGTGCCGCTGATGCTGACCACCGTGATCGCGTATCTCGTCGCGCGGCGGCTCGAGGCGGACTCGCTGTACAGCGGCTGGCTGCGCCGGAGGGGTGAGGTCCTGGAGCACGGGGCGGACCGAGACGTGCTCGCCGGCCAGCTCGTGGCCGACGCCTACGACCCGGACCCGCAGGTCATCGGCGAGGCGGCGACGGTCCCGCAGTTGCTGGAGCGGCTGGAGCCGGGCGCACAGACCGATTTCCCCGTCGTGGACAGCGAGCTGCGGCTGGTGGGCGTGATCACCGTCGCGGACCTGGTGCGGCTGGCCGCCGAGCCGCCGGAGGCGACCGCGCCGCTGATCGCCGCCGACATCGCGGTCCCGGTGGACCCGGTCACGCCGCAGGACTCGCTGCTGGACGCCGTGCGGCGCATGGGCGTGCGCGGCGCTGCGTCGCTGCCCGTGGTGGACCCGGAGACCGGCCGCCTGCTGGGGATGCTCGGGCGCGGCGACGTGCTGGCGCTGTACGAGCGCGCGTTGGCGGGAGCGCACGCCGGCGGGCGGGGCGTGGTTCGAAGTTGA
- the murB gene encoding UDP-N-acetylenolpyruvoylglucosamine reductase, giving the protein MPAVAGPRAAADHAVAPDPSSRTFRGVVIADLASTHRVRELARRLGQDRIERDVPLAPYTTFRIGGPADLFYRARTPDELANAVLAARELEIPYFILGLGANILVGDRGFRGLVIRNEARGMEFREDNRVWAASGEVIFPDLIVASVERGLGGLHHYVGIPSTVGGAIWQNLHFLSPPPDRERTCFIAEVFESCELLTQEGERRVVGPEYMKFGYDYSVLHERQDIVLSATFRLEPQPVEELRSVMRENLAWRDERHPDLWLYPCAGSIFKKIEGIGAGRLIDQCGLKGYVHGRAGIFHKHANIIVNLGGATAAEVRWLMDFAQETVRRQLGYELEPEIGLIGEF; this is encoded by the coding sequence GTGCCCGCCGTTGCCGGGCCGCGCGCAGCCGCCGATCATGCGGTCGCGCCAGACCCATCATCTCGCACATTCCGTGGGGTGGTGATCGCGGATCTCGCTTCGACGCACCGGGTGCGCGAGCTCGCCCGCCGACTCGGGCAGGACCGCATCGAGCGGGACGTCCCGCTCGCGCCCTACACCACGTTCCGGATCGGGGGCCCGGCCGACCTCTTCTACCGCGCCCGGACGCCGGATGAGCTCGCGAACGCGGTCCTCGCCGCTCGCGAGCTGGAGATCCCGTACTTCATCCTCGGCCTCGGCGCCAACATCCTCGTGGGCGACCGCGGGTTCCGCGGCCTGGTCATCCGCAACGAGGCCCGCGGCATGGAGTTCCGCGAGGACAACCGGGTGTGGGCGGCGAGCGGCGAGGTCATCTTCCCGGACCTGATCGTCGCGAGCGTCGAGCGCGGGCTCGGCGGGCTGCACCACTACGTCGGCATCCCCAGTACCGTGGGCGGGGCGATCTGGCAGAACCTGCACTTCCTCTCGCCGCCGCCCGACCGCGAGCGCACGTGCTTCATCGCCGAGGTCTTCGAGTCGTGCGAGCTGCTCACCCAGGAGGGTGAGCGCCGCGTCGTCGGCCCCGAGTACATGAAGTTCGGCTACGACTACTCGGTGCTGCACGAGCGCCAGGACATCGTGCTCTCCGCCACCTTCCGGCTCGAGCCCCAGCCGGTCGAGGAGCTCCGCTCCGTGATGCGCGAGAACCTCGCCTGGCGCGACGAGCGGCACCCCGACCTGTGGCTCTACCCGTGCGCGGGCTCGATCTTCAAGAAGATCGAGGGCATCGGCGCGGGCCGGCTCATCGATCAGTGCGGCCTCAAGGGCTACGTCCACGGCCGCGCGGGGATCTTCCACAAGCACGCCAACATCATCGTCAACCTGGGCGGCGCCACCGCGGCCGAGGTCCGCTGGCTCATGGACTTCGCGCAGGAGACGGTGCGCCGCCAGCTCGGCTACGAGCTGGAGCCCGAGATCGGCCTGATCGGGGAGTTCTGA
- the tenA gene encoding thiaminase II produces MSAAVTTQTLLTDALYAAAKPIWDAQLEHPFVRGIGDGSLDEVLFRNWVVQDYAYLKEFARVFAWAVAKAQRLESIGWYAAVLNLTLNTEMELHRKYAARFGISTAELEAAEVWPTTRAYTDFLVRTAADGDMADLLAALLPCAWGYVYIAERLAAGSPPSDQRYADWIAMYTSEEFREAAEWLKAELNREAEGATTEKRKRLEALFVQSSRYEWQFWEMCWRGEAWPV; encoded by the coding sequence ATGAGTGCCGCCGTCACTACGCAGACATTGCTGACCGACGCGTTGTACGCCGCCGCGAAGCCGATCTGGGACGCGCAGCTCGAACACCCGTTCGTGCGCGGCATCGGCGATGGCTCGCTCGACGAGGTGCTGTTCCGCAACTGGGTCGTTCAGGACTACGCGTACCTGAAGGAGTTCGCCCGGGTGTTCGCGTGGGCCGTGGCGAAGGCGCAGCGGCTCGAGTCCATCGGCTGGTACGCCGCGGTGCTGAATCTCACGCTGAACACCGAGATGGAGTTGCACCGCAAGTACGCCGCACGGTTCGGGATCTCGACCGCCGAGCTCGAGGCCGCGGAGGTCTGGCCGACGACGCGCGCGTACACCGACTTCCTCGTGCGCACCGCCGCGGACGGCGACATGGCCGACCTGCTCGCCGCGCTGCTGCCCTGCGCCTGGGGCTACGTCTACATCGCGGAGCGGCTCGCCGCCGGCTCGCCGCCCAGCGACCAGCGCTACGCCGACTGGATCGCGATGTACACGTCAGAGGAGTTCCGCGAGGCGGCCGAGTGGCTCAAGGCCGAGCTGAACCGCGAGGCCGAGGGCGCGACCACGGAGAAGCGCAAGCGGCTCGAGGCGCTGTTCGTGCAGTCCAGCCGCTACGAGTGGCAGTTCTGGGAGATGTGCTGGCGCGGGGAGGCGTGGCCGGTGTAG
- a CDS encoding D-glutamate deacylase, with the protein MHRLSRVLAVPLLCTLASSPALAQHGGPGPETYDLVIANGRVIDPESGLDAVRSIGIRSDRIVTIAEGPLRGARVIDAAGLVVAPGFIDLHRHGQDEENYRYAVLDGVTTGLELEVGVGDVDAWYREREGGQLINYGAAVGHIPVRMAVLGDPGEFLPSGPGADQPASPEQIAEIVRRIDRGLREGAIAVGLGTAYTPAASRDEIIEVLRVAARHGASAHIHTGGPLRGIIGAIEAAAEAGAALHIVHINSTAGSRIGEMLDTVSAARARGQDVTTEAYPYAASATRIESALYDDWESQPDEWFQAFEWPETGERLTRETFAKYRAVGGTVIRHGNREENVRIAIASPLTMIASDGGPNRDGKGHPRGAGSFTRVLGRYARDEGVLTLADALAKMTIMPARRLEARVPEMKDRGRIRAGAFADLVIFDPDRVIDRATYREPVLPPDGMRYVIVNGVPVVENGRIVEGVRPGRAIRAPITAGATR; encoded by the coding sequence ATGCATCGTCTGTCGCGCGTGCTCGCAGTTCCGCTGCTCTGCACCCTCGCGTCGTCCCCCGCTCTAGCCCAGCACGGTGGGCCGGGCCCGGAGACGTACGACCTCGTCATCGCCAACGGCCGCGTGATCGATCCCGAGTCCGGGCTGGACGCGGTCCGCAGCATCGGCATCCGCAGCGACCGCATCGTCACGATCGCGGAAGGGCCGCTGCGCGGCGCACGGGTCATTGACGCCGCCGGCCTCGTCGTCGCGCCCGGGTTCATCGATCTCCACCGCCACGGCCAGGACGAGGAGAACTACCGCTACGCGGTTCTGGACGGCGTGACGACCGGGCTCGAGCTGGAGGTCGGCGTCGGGGACGTGGACGCCTGGTACCGCGAGCGCGAGGGTGGGCAGCTCATCAATTACGGCGCCGCCGTCGGCCACATCCCCGTCCGCATGGCGGTGCTCGGCGACCCGGGCGAGTTCCTGCCCAGCGGCCCCGGCGCGGACCAGCCGGCCTCGCCCGAACAGATCGCGGAGATCGTGCGCCGGATCGACCGCGGGCTGCGGGAGGGCGCCATCGCGGTCGGGCTCGGCACCGCCTACACGCCCGCCGCCTCCCGGGACGAGATCATCGAGGTCCTGCGCGTGGCCGCGCGCCACGGCGCATCCGCGCACATCCACACGGGCGGCCCGCTGCGCGGCATCATCGGCGCCATCGAGGCGGCGGCCGAGGCCGGCGCGGCGCTGCACATCGTGCACATCAACAGCACGGCCGGCTCGCGGATCGGGGAGATGCTCGACACCGTGTCCGCCGCGCGCGCCCGCGGCCAGGATGTGACGACCGAGGCGTATCCCTACGCCGCGAGCGCCACCCGCATCGAATCCGCGCTGTACGACGACTGGGAGAGCCAGCCCGACGAGTGGTTCCAGGCGTTCGAGTGGCCGGAGACCGGCGAACGGCTCACCAGGGAGACGTTCGCGAAGTACCGCGCCGTTGGCGGCACCGTCATCCGCCACGGCAACCGCGAGGAGAACGTGCGCATCGCCATCGCGAGCCCGCTCACCATGATCGCGAGCGATGGCGGCCCGAACCGCGATGGCAAGGGCCACCCACGCGGCGCTGGCAGCTTCACCCGCGTGCTGGGCCGCTACGCACGCGACGAGGGCGTGCTCACCCTCGCGGACGCGCTCGCCAAGATGACCATCATGCCTGCACGACGGCTCGAGGCGCGCGTGCCGGAGATGAAGGACCGCGGCCGGATCCGCGCCGGCGCGTTCGCCGACCTGGTCATCTTCGATCCGGACCGCGTCATCGACCGCGCCACCTACCGCGAGCCCGTGCTTCCGCCCGACGGCATGCGCTACGTCATCGTGAACGGCGTGCCGGTCGTCGAGAACGGCCGCATCGTGGAAGGAGTCCGGCCGGGCCGCGCGATCCGCGCTCCGATCACGGCCGGCGCGACCCGCTGA
- the pyrE gene encoding orotate phosphoribosyltransferase, which produces MDGTRTEDPDVYDHQALVRLLASRAYREGEFVLSSGRKSNFYLDAKQVTYDPVGIRLVGEAVYELIMPFGVQAVGGLTMGADAIVASVAFLSGERGTPIPGFIVRKEPKQHGLQKAIEGVFPPGARCAIVEDTLTTGASALRAVQAVRDAGGEVAVVVALVDRQEGGAAAIEKEGIEFRAVTTVAEIREAFHAGKG; this is translated from the coding sequence ATCGATGGAACTCGAACCGAAGACCCTGACGTGTACGATCACCAGGCACTCGTCCGTCTCCTCGCCAGCCGCGCCTACCGCGAAGGCGAGTTCGTTCTCTCGTCCGGCCGCAAGAGCAACTTCTACCTCGACGCCAAGCAGGTCACCTACGACCCGGTGGGCATCCGCCTCGTGGGCGAGGCCGTCTACGAGCTCATCATGCCGTTCGGCGTCCAGGCCGTCGGCGGTCTCACCATGGGCGCCGACGCCATCGTCGCCAGCGTCGCGTTCCTCTCGGGCGAGCGCGGCACGCCGATCCCCGGCTTCATCGTCCGCAAGGAGCCCAAGCAGCACGGGCTCCAGAAGGCCATCGAAGGCGTCTTCCCGCCGGGCGCGCGCTGCGCCATCGTCGAGGACACGCTGACCACCGGCGCGTCCGCGCTCCGCGCCGTGCAGGCGGTGCGCGACGCCGGTGGCGAGGTCGCCGTCGTCGTGGCGCTCGTGGACCGTCAGGAGGGCGGCGCCGCAGCCATCGAGAAGGAGGGCATCGAGTTCCGCGCCGTCACCACGGTCGCGGAGATCCGCGAGGCGTTCCATGCCGGGAAAGGATGA
- a CDS encoding RNA-splicing ligase RtcB, with protein sequence MRIKIFGQHDQETLAQIQTVAQRAERAALMADGHVGYVMPIGGVAAYRDKVSVVGVGFDIACGNAAIRTDLTLADLGRSEEEVRRRLNALADEIQDQVSFGIGRKNTADDAPVDHPLFDDPAWDAVPARHRHDLREKARSQLGTVGSGNHYVDVFADEQDRLWVGVHFGSRGFGYTVASGFLALGQGRNWGERVPEREVLLALDSPLGHDYWHLMELAGRYAYAGREWVARKVVQIMGGRELELVHNHHNYAWRETHDGEEFIVVRKGATPAFPGQKGFIGGSMGDDAVIVQGTPPERADEETLAEQRAALYSTVHGAGRIMSRTAAAGKRKRRSGKVLKPGLVTPEMMHEWVRKKGVVLRGGGLDESPHVYRRLPEVLAAQGSTIEVLHTLRPLIVVMAGENEYDPYKD encoded by the coding sequence ATGCGGATAAAGATCTTCGGACAGCACGACCAGGAGACCCTGGCGCAGATCCAGACCGTTGCGCAGCGCGCCGAGCGGGCCGCGCTCATGGCGGACGGGCACGTCGGCTACGTGATGCCGATCGGCGGCGTGGCGGCGTACCGCGACAAGGTCTCCGTGGTGGGCGTCGGCTTCGACATCGCGTGCGGCAACGCCGCGATCCGGACGGACCTGACGCTCGCGGACCTCGGCAGGAGCGAAGAGGAGGTCCGCCGGCGGCTGAACGCCCTGGCCGACGAGATCCAGGACCAGGTCAGTTTCGGCATCGGCCGCAAGAACACGGCGGACGATGCGCCGGTGGACCACCCCCTGTTCGACGACCCGGCGTGGGACGCCGTCCCGGCGAGGCACCGCCACGATCTCCGGGAGAAGGCGCGGTCGCAGCTCGGCACGGTCGGCAGCGGCAACCACTACGTGGACGTGTTCGCCGACGAGCAGGACCGGCTGTGGGTCGGCGTGCACTTCGGCTCGCGCGGCTTCGGCTACACCGTGGCCTCCGGCTTCCTCGCCCTCGGGCAGGGCCGCAATTGGGGCGAGCGGGTGCCGGAGCGTGAGGTGCTGCTCGCGCTGGACAGTCCGCTCGGCCACGACTACTGGCACCTGATGGAGCTGGCTGGGCGCTACGCGTACGCGGGCCGCGAGTGGGTGGCGCGCAAGGTGGTGCAGATCATGGGCGGCCGCGAGCTGGAGCTCGTCCACAACCACCACAACTACGCCTGGCGCGAGACGCACGACGGCGAGGAGTTCATTGTCGTGCGGAAGGGCGCCACGCCGGCGTTCCCCGGGCAGAAGGGCTTCATCGGCGGCTCGATGGGGGATGACGCGGTGATCGTCCAGGGCACGCCCCCCGAGCGTGCCGACGAGGAGACGCTCGCCGAGCAGCGCGCCGCGCTGTACTCCACGGTGCACGGCGCCGGCCGGATCATGAGCCGCACGGCCGCGGCGGGGAAGCGCAAGCGCCGCTCGGGCAAGGTGCTGAAGCCGGGGCTGGTGACCCCGGAGATGATGCACGAGTGGGTGCGGAAGAAGGGCGTGGTGCTCCGCGGCGGCGGGCTGGACGAGAGCCCGCACGTCTACCGGCGGCTGCCCGAGGTGCTCGCGGCGCAGGGCTCGACCATCGAGGTGCTGCACACGCTGCGGCCGCTGATCGTGGTGATGGCGGGCGAGAACGAGTACGATCCGTACAAGGATTGA
- a CDS encoding peptidase M20, producing the protein MLRPLTPPALLAALIIAAPLAAQPEHAAPPGPRPPERWQQLAREILAELVAINTTDSQGDNTAAAEAMRRRLLAAGFPEEDVVVVEPMPRKGNLVARLRGRDTGEKPILLLAHIDVVEADPADWTVPPFELTERDGVFYGRGTADDKDEAAIYIANLIRMKEEGYVPDRDIVVALTADEEGGPANGVRWLLENRRDLIDAAFALNEGGGGIVENGRRVANTVQAAEKKYLDFTLEVTNPGGHSSQPREDNAINELAQALVRIAAHRFPVRLNEVTRAYFERSAALVGPQQADAIRRLLADESDTAAIRTLSADPRLNAMLRTTCVATMLSGGHAPNALPQRARANVNCRLLPDEDPGEVQRTLERVAAVPTLRITPVDEAKDSPPSPLTAEVLGAIERVTAEMWPGVPVVPTMSTGATDGLYLRNAGIPVYGVSGLFYGETNAHGMDEHIPAAAFYEGQEFLYRLVKELTTRSASD; encoded by the coding sequence ATGCTTCGGCCACTCACCCCGCCCGCCCTGCTCGCCGCCCTCATCATCGCCGCTCCCCTCGCGGCGCAGCCCGAGCACGCCGCGCCGCCTGGCCCGAGGCCGCCGGAGCGCTGGCAGCAGCTCGCCCGCGAGATCCTGGCGGAGCTGGTCGCGATCAACACGACGGACAGCCAAGGCGACAACACCGCCGCGGCGGAGGCGATGCGGCGAAGGCTGCTCGCCGCCGGGTTCCCGGAGGAGGACGTCGTCGTCGTGGAGCCGATGCCCCGCAAGGGGAACCTGGTCGCGCGGCTGCGGGGGCGTGATACGGGGGAGAAGCCGATCCTCCTCCTCGCGCACATCGACGTGGTGGAGGCGGACCCCGCCGACTGGACGGTGCCGCCGTTCGAGCTGACCGAGCGGGACGGCGTGTTCTACGGGCGCGGCACGGCGGACGACAAGGACGAGGCGGCGATCTACATCGCCAACCTCATCCGCATGAAGGAGGAGGGATACGTCCCGGACCGGGACATCGTCGTGGCGCTGACGGCGGATGAGGAAGGCGGGCCGGCCAACGGCGTGCGCTGGCTGCTGGAGAACCGCCGCGACCTCATCGACGCGGCGTTCGCGCTGAACGAGGGCGGCGGCGGGATCGTGGAGAACGGGCGCCGTGTGGCGAACACGGTGCAGGCGGCGGAGAAGAAGTACCTGGACTTCACGCTGGAGGTGACGAACCCGGGCGGCCACTCGTCGCAGCCGCGGGAGGACAACGCCATCAACGAGCTGGCGCAGGCGCTCGTGCGCATCGCGGCGCACCGGTTCCCGGTACGGCTGAACGAGGTGACGCGCGCGTACTTCGAGCGCTCCGCAGCCCTGGTCGGACCGCAGCAGGCCGACGCGATCCGGCGGCTGCTCGCGGACGAGTCCGACACCGCGGCGATCCGCACTCTGAGCGCAGATCCTCGGTTGAACGCCATGTTGCGGACGACGTGCGTCGCGACGATGCTCTCGGGCGGCCACGCGCCCAACGCGCTGCCGCAGCGTGCGCGCGCCAACGTGAACTGCCGGTTGCTGCCGGACGAGGACCCCGGGGAGGTGCAGCGCACGCTGGAGCGCGTCGCGGCGGTGCCGACACTGCGGATCACGCCGGTGGACGAAGCCAAGGACAGCCCGCCCTCGCCGCTGACGGCGGAGGTGCTGGGGGCGATCGAGCGGGTGACGGCCGAGATGTGGCCGGGCGTGCCCGTAGTGCCGACCATGTCCACCGGCGCGACCGACGGCCTGTACCTCCGCAACGCGGGGATCCCGGTGTACGGCGTCTCGGGCCTGTTCTACGGCGAGACCAACGCCCACGGGATGGACGAGCACATCCCGGCCGCCGCGTTCTACGAGGGGCAGGAGTTCCTGTACCGGCTGGTCAAGGAGCTGACCACGCGGAGCGCGAGCGACTGA